In Mailhella massiliensis, a genomic segment contains:
- the eutM gene encoding ethanolamine utilization microcompartment protein EutM, protein MKLDALGMIETRGLVGAIEAADAMVKAANVTLIGREQVGGGLVTVMVRGDVGAVKAATDAGAAAAERVGELRSVHVIPRPHSEVEMILPHRPEEAE, encoded by the coding sequence ATGAAACTTGACGCACTCGGCATGATTGAAACGAGGGGCCTTGTCGGCGCCATTGAAGCCGCCGACGCCATGGTCAAGGCTGCCAACGTGACGCTTATCGGCCGTGAACAGGTGGGCGGCGGCCTTGTCACCGTGATGGTTCGCGGCGACGTGGGCGCGGTGAAGGCCGCTACCGACGCGGGCGCCGCCGCGGCTGAACGCGTGGGCGAACTGCGCAGCGTGCACGTCATTCCCCGCCCCCACAGCGAAGTGGAAATGATCCTGCCCCATCGTCCCGAAGAGGCCGAATAG